One Heterodontus francisci isolate sHetFra1 chromosome 3, sHetFra1.hap1, whole genome shotgun sequence DNA window includes the following coding sequences:
- the selenol gene encoding selenoprotein L, whose protein sequence is MEGAGRGEAGLLRALGELSRAGWEILAVARAESSGEMLQGFVAQKIGWLAGMIHLYANFLNTLHVHKRSEAEDLWKTFYHSASVRDQVEDLLQLELEWNSFLSDVDARLKTNCFQAQLRLGTQVPGSMTFTDARSGREVLLEEFLHHREKLLLVLLRHFA, encoded by the exons ATGGAGGGAGCGGGACGAGGAGAAGCGGGGCTGCTGCGGGCCCTCGGCGAGCTGTCGCGGGCCGGTTGGGAGATCCTGGCCGTGGCGAGGGCGGAGAGCAGCGGAG aaatgTTGCAAGGGTTTGTTGCCCAGAAGATAGGTTGGCTGGCTGGAATGATTCACTTATATGCGAACTTTCTCAACAC TTTGCATGTGCACAAAAGAAGTGAAGCTGAAGACTTGTGGAAGACATTTTACCA CTCTGCTTCTGTCCGGGATCAGGTGGAAGATTTGTTGCAGCTTGAG TTGGAGTGGAACAGTTTCCTTAGCGATGTGGATGCCAGATTAAAGACAAACTGTTTCCAGGCCCAGCTGAGATTGGGAACACAGGTTCCTGGAAGCATGACATTCACCGATGCCAGAAGCGGGAG AGAAGTTCTACTTGAAGAGTTCCTGCATCATCGGGAGAAGTTGCTGCTGGTCTTGCTGAGGCATTTTGCCTGA